A single genomic interval of Sinorhizobium garamanticum harbors:
- a CDS encoding ABC transporter permease, with protein MRVFISSVYLFLYAPIALVVLFSFNAGRSASEFTGFSTAWYGKALGNTFLVAALENSLMIAFTSAALAAIFGTMAALGMERLGTRTRAVFDALFAAAIVVPGVVIGIATLVALVAVFSFVNPALATIWPGDQPPQLGLGYGSIIAAHGLFSMALVTMIVKARIASLGRDIVEASSDLYATPLTTFRLIVLPQILPSILAGFLLAFTFSFDDFIIAFFVAGSKTTLPIYVFASIRRGVTPEINAIATLVLVASLLLILTARVLMREKKSKSGE; from the coding sequence ATGCGCGTCTTCATCTCCTCCGTCTATCTCTTCCTCTACGCGCCGATAGCGTTGGTCGTGCTGTTCTCGTTCAATGCAGGCCGCAGCGCGAGCGAGTTCACCGGCTTTTCGACCGCCTGGTACGGTAAGGCGCTCGGCAATACGTTCCTCGTCGCGGCGCTCGAGAACAGCCTGATGATCGCCTTTACGAGTGCTGCGCTCGCCGCCATCTTCGGCACCATGGCCGCACTCGGCATGGAGCGGCTTGGCACGCGCACGCGCGCCGTCTTCGATGCCCTGTTCGCTGCAGCGATCGTTGTGCCCGGCGTCGTCATCGGCATTGCCACGCTGGTCGCGCTCGTCGCCGTCTTCTCCTTTGTCAATCCGGCGCTCGCGACGATCTGGCCGGGCGACCAGCCGCCGCAGCTCGGCCTGGGTTATGGTTCGATCATTGCCGCCCACGGCCTCTTCTCGATGGCGCTGGTGACGATGATCGTCAAGGCGCGGATCGCGAGCCTCGGCCGCGACATCGTCGAGGCGTCGAGCGATCTTTACGCGACGCCGCTCACCACCTTCCGCCTGATCGTGCTGCCGCAAATCCTGCCGTCGATCCTCGCCGGCTTCCTGCTCGCCTTCACCTTCTCGTTCGACGATTTCATCATCGCCTTCTTCGTCGCCGGCTCGAAGACGACCCTGCCGATCTACGTCTTCGCCTCGATCCGCCGTGGCGTGACGCCGGAGATCAACGCGATCGCGACCCTGGTTCTGGTCGCCTCGCTGCTCCTGATCCTCACAGCGCGCGTGCTCATGCGCGAAAAGAAAAGCAAATCCGGGGAGTGA